One region of Salinirubrum litoreum genomic DNA includes:
- a CDS encoding HAD-IIA family hydrolase, translating to MTDPPVEGALVDLDGTVFRGDPLIEGADDAVATLRAAGVSVLFLSNKATRRRAAFAEKLRRLGIDVDDDGIVNSALIAASYLETHHPDDPVFVVGEPPLRDELRAHGLTLTDDPEEAAVVLASMDRQFDYGTLTKALHAVDEETVFLATNPDRTCPTEGGEIPDCAGVVGAIEGVTGTDLDRYLGKPAQTAVDAALSGLDLPASRCLMVGDRLETDVRMANRAGMTSVLVLTGVTDRETLARSSIQPDYVLESIADIGQVLRGE from the coding sequence GTGACCGACCCGCCGGTCGAGGGCGCACTGGTCGACCTCGACGGGACGGTGTTCCGAGGCGACCCACTCATCGAGGGGGCCGACGACGCCGTCGCGACCCTGCGGGCGGCGGGCGTCTCGGTCCTGTTCCTGTCGAACAAGGCGACACGGCGCAGAGCCGCCTTCGCCGAGAAACTGCGTCGCCTCGGGATCGACGTCGACGACGACGGCATCGTCAACTCCGCGCTGATCGCGGCGTCGTATCTGGAGACACACCACCCCGACGACCCCGTCTTCGTCGTCGGTGAACCACCGCTCCGGGATGAACTCCGCGCACACGGCCTCACTCTCACCGACGATCCCGAGGAGGCGGCGGTCGTGCTCGCGTCGATGGACCGGCAGTTCGACTACGGCACGCTGACGAAGGCGCTCCACGCGGTCGACGAGGAGACGGTCTTTCTGGCGACGAACCCCGACCGGACCTGTCCCACCGAAGGCGGCGAGATCCCCGACTGTGCCGGCGTCGTCGGGGCCATCGAGGGCGTGACCGGGACGGACCTCGACCGGTATCTCGGGAAGCCGGCACAGACCGCCGTCGACGCGGCGCTGTCGGGACTCGACCTCCCGGCGTCCCGCTGTCTGATGGTCGGGGACCGACTGGAGACGGACGTCAGGATGGCGAACCGTGCGGGGATGACCTCGGTACTCGTGTTGACCGGCGTCACCGACCGCGAGACGCTCGCGCGGTCGTCGATCCAGCCAGACTACGTACTGGAGTCGATCGCCGACATCGGGCAGGTACTGCGTGGGGAGTGA